From a single Streptomyces sp. 1331.2 genomic region:
- a CDS encoding 2'-5' RNA ligase family protein: protein MSVPDPYGAAIQDARAGHGDPLARSIPTHVTLLPPTEVPAEALPKIEEHLAAVAAAHRPFRMLLRGSGTFRPVSPVVFVRVEEGAQECRLLEADVRSGPLARELAFPYHPHVTVAHGLPDDVLDQAYEQARGFRAAFSVPGFGLSRFDADEVWRPWRGYSFG from the coding sequence GTGAGCGTTCCGGACCCGTACGGCGCGGCGATCCAGGACGCCCGCGCCGGGCACGGCGATCCGCTGGCCCGGTCGATACCGACGCACGTCACCCTGCTGCCGCCGACCGAGGTGCCGGCCGAGGCGCTGCCGAAGATCGAGGAGCACCTGGCGGCGGTGGCGGCCGCGCACCGGCCGTTCCGGATGCTGCTGCGCGGCAGCGGGACCTTCCGCCCGGTGTCGCCGGTGGTGTTCGTCCGGGTCGAGGAGGGTGCGCAGGAGTGCCGGCTGCTGGAGGCGGACGTCCGCTCCGGCCCGCTGGCCCGCGAGCTGGCCTTCCCGTACCACCCGCACGTGACGGTCGCCCACGGGTTGCCGGACGACGTGCTGGACCAGGCGTACGAGCAGGCCCGCGGCTTCCGGGCGGCCTTCTCGGTGCCGGGCTTCGGCCTCTCCCGCTTCGACGCGGACGAGGTCTGGCGGCCCTGGCGGGGCTACTCGTTCGGCTGA
- a CDS encoding DUF3017 domain-containing protein — protein sequence MTEPRPARSRRRPVKTTGTMPPEGSASALGRDHALPVRQWPITLVLLVVGAGLAVTWLADSKDGFKYGLLILGGGVLLGAVLRLVLPEVGMLAVRSRFTDVIVLTFLGASIVLLTLVAQPNPWLQIPLLDNIGQLMGRSRH from the coding sequence ATGACTGAACCGCGACCGGCGCGGTCCCGGCGCAGGCCGGTCAAGACCACCGGCACCATGCCGCCCGAGGGCTCGGCCTCGGCCCTCGGACGCGACCACGCCCTGCCGGTGCGGCAGTGGCCGATAACGCTGGTCCTGCTGGTCGTCGGCGCCGGCCTCGCGGTCACCTGGCTCGCCGACTCCAAGGACGGCTTCAAGTACGGGCTGCTGATCCTCGGCGGCGGCGTGCTGCTGGGCGCGGTGCTGCGCCTGGTGCTGCCCGAGGTCGGGATGCTGGCGGTGCGCAGCCGGTTCACGGACGTCATCGTGCTGACCTTCCTGGGCGCCTCGATCGTGCTGCTGACCCTGGTCGCGCAGCCGAACCCGTGGCTGCAGATCCCGCTGCTCGACAACATCGGCCAGCTGATGGGCCGGTCCAGGCACTGA
- a CDS encoding CDP-glycerol glycerophosphotransferase family protein, which produces MPVLTRFVLPHAAPRVAAGRPAGDGDAVFGLLRAHWHDRGLELTGFARPDDLDTGRPGSAWTWLTLRHGGGEPPVHLRSTPRRMPEITDDSAQPEYNHDWSGFTALIAPGRLRRDGRWLLGDWQVETTLFTRPRRTRVRRQYGTLAPHWCGSGEYPTARWVDHDVRLQPGFQDGRLRLRLERPAVRITRAARTAVGLDLTGVADSCPAGTLLRLRHRESDAVIEQPLTRAGNTFTAHLPYRPFVTEGHGTGELEHWDAELRRPDGGTEQLCLDERGGPVAGQHPLPDTPDRVLYLKHLADGRLQVCVQPAAGLVDRIAVRPDGFELSGHCPAQAPDRLELVLRHSGTASEVRTPVESAPDGRFRARVPATRTGSDGAALPLRKGIWQAALEPADRTGPGRPLLAAPAALAAVPAATTVGGKTLLLQRRWNDTLLVDSTPVLTAAERSAWTQHRLRTGQYPAARREPLREAVLYDVFGGRGYADSPRAVHVELARRGAPLEHLWVVDDAQAEVPAGVTPVRIWSPEWYRALATCRYLVGNTHFPDFLERRPGQVVVQTWHGSPLKRIAHDVENPWLADHGYLAALDRETPQWSLLLSPSPFATPILRRAFRYGGEVLESGYPRGDVLARPDGRTAAAVRRRLGIPDGKRIVLYAPTWREDQQRGDGDGFRLDLRLDLDHARRLLGEDHVLLVRPHAHVREPLPGAGDGFRYDCGDYPDPQELLLVADALVTDYSSIMFDFAITGRPMYFFTYDLEHYRDTLRGFYFDFESNAPGPLVTTSAELLGALRALADGGAALPPGYTERYRRFRAGHCALDDGGAARRVVDRMLELGLAAE; this is translated from the coding sequence ATGCCTGTGCTCACCCGGTTCGTCCTGCCGCACGCCGCTCCCCGGGTCGCCGCCGGGCGCCCCGCCGGCGACGGGGACGCGGTGTTCGGGCTGCTACGCGCGCACTGGCACGACCGGGGCCTGGAACTCACCGGCTTCGCCCGCCCCGACGACCTGGACACCGGCCGGCCCGGCTCCGCCTGGACCTGGCTGACCCTGCGCCACGGCGGCGGCGAGCCACCGGTGCACCTGCGCTCCACGCCGCGCAGGATGCCCGAGATCACCGACGACAGCGCCCAGCCCGAGTACAACCACGACTGGTCCGGCTTCACCGCCCTGATAGCGCCCGGCCGGCTGCGCCGCGACGGCCGCTGGCTGCTCGGCGACTGGCAGGTCGAGACCACCCTCTTCACCCGCCCCCGCCGCACCCGGGTGCGGCGCCAGTACGGCACCCTCGCCCCGCACTGGTGCGGCTCCGGCGAGTACCCGACGGCCCGCTGGGTGGACCACGACGTCCGGCTCCAGCCGGGCTTCCAGGACGGCCGGCTGCGCCTGCGCCTGGAGCGCCCCGCCGTCCGGATCACCCGGGCCGCCCGCACCGCCGTCGGGCTCGACCTGACCGGCGTCGCCGACTCCTGCCCCGCCGGCACCCTGCTGCGGCTGCGCCACCGGGAGAGCGACGCGGTGATCGAGCAGCCGCTCACCCGCGCCGGCAACACCTTCACCGCCCACCTGCCGTACCGGCCGTTCGTCACCGAAGGACACGGCACCGGCGAACTGGAGCACTGGGACGCCGAGTTACGGCGCCCCGACGGCGGCACCGAGCAGCTCTGCCTCGACGAGCGCGGCGGCCCGGTGGCCGGCCAGCACCCGCTGCCCGACACCCCGGACCGGGTGCTCTACCTCAAGCACCTCGCCGACGGCCGGCTCCAGGTCTGCGTCCAGCCCGCGGCCGGCCTGGTCGACCGGATCGCCGTACGGCCCGACGGCTTCGAACTGTCCGGCCACTGCCCGGCCCAGGCTCCCGACCGGCTGGAGCTGGTGCTGCGGCACTCCGGCACCGCGAGCGAGGTCCGCACCCCGGTCGAGAGCGCCCCGGACGGCCGGTTCCGGGCCCGGGTGCCCGCCACCCGCACCGGCTCCGACGGCGCCGCGCTGCCGCTGCGCAAGGGCATCTGGCAGGCCGCGCTGGAACCGGCCGACCGCACCGGCCCCGGCCGACCGCTGCTCGCCGCCCCCGCCGCGCTGGCCGCCGTCCCCGCCGCCACCACCGTCGGCGGCAAGACCCTCCTGCTGCAGCGCCGCTGGAACGACACCCTGCTGGTGGACTCCACCCCGGTGCTCACCGCCGCCGAACGCAGCGCCTGGACGCAGCACCGCCTGCGCACCGGGCAGTACCCGGCCGCCCGCCGCGAACCGCTGCGCGAGGCGGTGCTGTACGACGTGTTCGGCGGCCGCGGCTACGCCGACTCCCCGCGCGCGGTGCACGTCGAACTCGCGCGCCGCGGCGCACCGCTGGAGCACCTGTGGGTGGTCGACGACGCCCAGGCCGAGGTGCCGGCCGGGGTCACCCCGGTCCGGATCTGGAGCCCGGAGTGGTACCGGGCGCTGGCCACCTGCCGCTACCTGGTCGGCAACACGCACTTCCCCGACTTCCTGGAGCGCCGCCCCGGCCAGGTCGTCGTGCAGACCTGGCACGGCTCGCCGCTCAAGCGGATCGCCCACGACGTCGAGAACCCCTGGCTGGCCGACCACGGCTACCTGGCGGCGCTCGACCGGGAGACCCCGCAGTGGAGCCTGCTGCTCTCCCCCAGCCCGTTCGCCACCCCGATCCTGCGGCGCGCCTTCCGGTACGGCGGCGAGGTGCTGGAGTCCGGCTACCCGCGGGGCGACGTGCTCGCCCGCCCGGACGGGCGGACCGCCGCGGCCGTCCGCCGCCGGCTCGGCATCCCCGACGGCAAGCGGATCGTGCTGTACGCGCCGACCTGGCGCGAGGACCAGCAGCGCGGCGACGGCGACGGCTTCCGGCTCGACCTGCGACTGGACCTCGACCACGCCCGGCGCCTGCTCGGCGAGGACCACGTGCTGCTCGTCCGCCCGCACGCCCACGTGCGCGAACCGCTGCCGGGCGCCGGCGACGGCTTCCGCTACGACTGCGGGGACTACCCCGACCCGCAGGAGCTGCTGCTCGTCGCGGACGCGCTGGTGACCGACTACTCGTCGATCATGTTCGACTTCGCGATCACCGGCCGCCCGATGTACTTCTTCACCTACGACCTGGAGCACTACCGCGACACCCTGCGCGGCTTCTACTTCGACTTCGAGTCGAACGCCCCCGGCCCGCTGGTGACGACCTCCGCCGAACTGCTCGGCGCGCTGCGCGCACTCGCCGACGGCGGCGCCGCCCTGCCGCCCGGCTACACCGAGCGCTACCGGCGGTTCCGGGCCGGGCACTGCGCCCTGGACGACGGCGGCGCGGCGCGGCGGGTGGTCGACCGGATGCTCGAACTCGGGCTGGCCGCAGAGTAG
- the trpS gene encoding tryptophan--tRNA ligase, producing the protein MVNAAVTGPVKDRPRVLSGIQPTSGSFHLGNYLGAVRQWVDLQKDNDAFYMVVDLHAITVPQDPATLRENTRISAAQLLGAGLDPDRCTLFIQSHVPEHAQLGWVMNCLTGFGEASRMTQFKDKSSRYGAESTTVGLFTYPILQIADILLYQADAVPVGEDQRQHVEITRDIAERFNTRYSPTFTVPKPYILKETAKIQDLQDPGIKMSKSASSPKGLVSLLDDPKASAKKFKSAVTDTDTVVSYDEEGKPGVSNLLRIHSALSGRPVDQLVEHFEGKMYGALKTELAELFTDWVTPFQERTRTFLDDPAELDRVLAIGADKAREVASATLETVYDRIGFLPAAKR; encoded by the coding sequence ATGGTCAACGCAGCGGTCACTGGTCCGGTCAAGGACCGTCCCCGGGTGCTCTCCGGCATCCAGCCCACCTCCGGCTCGTTCCACCTCGGCAACTACCTGGGCGCGGTACGCCAGTGGGTCGACCTGCAGAAGGACAACGACGCCTTCTACATGGTCGTCGACCTGCACGCGATCACGGTGCCGCAGGACCCGGCGACGCTGCGCGAGAACACCCGGATCTCCGCCGCCCAGCTGCTCGGCGCCGGCCTGGACCCGGACCGCTGCACGCTCTTCATCCAGTCGCACGTGCCCGAGCACGCGCAGCTCGGCTGGGTGATGAACTGCCTCACCGGCTTCGGCGAGGCCTCCCGGATGACCCAGTTCAAGGACAAGTCCTCCCGGTACGGCGCCGAGAGCACCACGGTCGGCCTGTTCACCTACCCGATCCTGCAGATCGCGGACATCCTGCTCTACCAGGCGGACGCCGTCCCGGTCGGCGAGGACCAGCGCCAGCACGTGGAGATCACCCGCGACATCGCCGAGCGCTTCAACACCCGCTACAGCCCCACCTTCACGGTGCCGAAGCCGTACATCCTCAAGGAGACGGCGAAGATCCAGGACCTCCAGGACCCGGGCATCAAGATGAGCAAGTCGGCCTCCTCGCCCAAGGGCCTGGTGAGCCTGCTGGACGACCCGAAGGCCAGCGCCAAGAAGTTCAAGAGCGCCGTCACCGACACCGACACCGTCGTCTCCTACGACGAGGAGGGGAAGCCGGGCGTCTCCAACCTGCTGCGCATCCACTCCGCGCTCAGCGGCCGGCCGGTCGACCAGCTGGTCGAGCACTTCGAGGGCAAGATGTACGGCGCCCTGAAGACCGAGCTGGCCGAGCTGTTCACCGACTGGGTCACCCCCTTCCAGGAGCGCACCCGCACCTTCCTGGACGACCCGGCCGAGCTGGACCGGGTGCTGGCGATCGGCGCCGACAAGGCCCGCGAGGTGGCGTCGGCGACGCTGGAGACGGTGTACGACCGGATCGGCTTCCTCCCGGCCGCCAAGCGGTGA
- the purN gene encoding phosphoribosylglycinamide formyltransferase, whose product MAAAPAQHFPPRTPGPARLVVLVSGSGTNLQALIEAVADPAYGAEILAVGADRDGIAGLERAEAAGLPTFVHRVKDHPDRAAWDRALTASVAEYEPDLVVTAGFMKILGPEFIAAFAGRIVNTHPALLPSFPGAHGVTDALAYGVKVTGCTVHLVDAGVDTGPIIAQGVVEVVDADHADGGEALHERIKTVERKLLVDVVGRLAREGHRIEDRKVWIPA is encoded by the coding sequence GTGGCCGCCGCCCCCGCCCAGCACTTCCCGCCCCGTACGCCCGGACCGGCCCGCCTGGTGGTGCTGGTCTCCGGTTCCGGCACCAACCTGCAGGCGCTGATCGAGGCCGTTGCGGACCCGGCGTACGGCGCCGAGATCCTCGCCGTGGGCGCCGACCGGGACGGGATCGCCGGTCTGGAGCGTGCCGAGGCGGCGGGCCTGCCGACCTTCGTGCACCGGGTGAAGGACCACCCGGACCGCGCCGCCTGGGACCGCGCGCTGACCGCCTCGGTCGCCGAGTACGAGCCGGACCTGGTGGTCACGGCCGGTTTCATGAAGATCCTCGGCCCCGAGTTCATCGCCGCCTTCGCCGGGCGGATCGTCAACACCCACCCCGCACTGCTGCCGTCCTTCCCCGGTGCCCACGGCGTCACCGACGCGCTCGCGTACGGCGTGAAGGTCACCGGCTGCACCGTCCACCTGGTCGACGCCGGCGTGGACACCGGGCCGATCATCGCGCAGGGCGTCGTCGAGGTCGTCGACGCCGACCACGCCGATGGCGGCGAAGCGCTGCACGAGCGCATCAAGACTGTCGAGCGCAAGCTGCTCGTCGACGTCGTGGGCCGGCTGGCCCGCGAAGGTCACCGCATCGAGGACCGAAAGGTATGGATTCCGGCATGA
- a CDS encoding bifunctional methylenetetrahydrofolate dehydrogenase/methenyltetrahydrofolate cyclohydrolase, whose translation MTAQILDGKATAAAIKSELAARVAALKAKGVTPGLGTVLVGDDPGSRWYVNGKHKDCAEVGIASIQRELPATATQEDVENVVRELNADPSCTGYIVQLPLPKGLDQNPVLELMDPDKDADGLHPTSLGRLALGIDGPLPCTPLGIVELLRRHDVEIDGAEVVVVGRGITVGRSIGLLLTRRSENATVTLCHTGTRDLSAHLRKADIIVAAAGVPHLVKPEDVKPGAAVLDVGVSRSEGKIVGDVHPGVAEVAGWISPNPGGVGPMTRAMLLNNIVEAAERRAGI comes from the coding sequence ATGACTGCCCAGATTCTCGATGGCAAGGCCACCGCCGCCGCGATCAAGTCCGAACTCGCCGCCCGCGTGGCGGCCCTCAAGGCGAAGGGCGTCACGCCCGGCCTCGGTACCGTCCTGGTCGGCGACGACCCGGGCAGCCGCTGGTACGTGAACGGGAAGCACAAGGACTGCGCCGAGGTCGGCATCGCCTCGATCCAGCGCGAGCTGCCCGCCACCGCCACCCAGGAGGACGTCGAGAACGTCGTCCGCGAGCTCAACGCCGACCCCTCCTGCACCGGCTACATCGTCCAGCTGCCGCTGCCCAAGGGCCTGGACCAGAACCCGGTCCTGGAGCTGATGGACCCGGACAAGGACGCGGACGGCCTGCACCCGACCTCCCTCGGCCGGCTCGCCCTGGGCATCGACGGCCCGCTGCCCTGCACCCCGCTGGGCATCGTCGAGCTGCTGCGCCGCCACGACGTCGAGATCGACGGCGCCGAGGTGGTCGTGGTCGGCCGCGGCATCACCGTCGGCCGCTCCATCGGCCTGCTGCTGACCCGCCGCAGCGAGAACGCCACGGTGACCCTGTGCCACACCGGCACCCGGGACCTCAGCGCCCACCTGCGCAAGGCCGACATCATCGTGGCCGCCGCCGGCGTGCCGCACCTGGTCAAGCCCGAGGACGTCAAGCCGGGCGCGGCGGTGCTGGACGTGGGCGTCAGCCGCAGCGAGGGCAAGATCGTCGGCGACGTCCACCCCGGCGTGGCCGAGGTGGCCGGCTGGATCTCCCCCAACCCCGGCGGCGTGGGCCCGATGACCCGCGCGATGCTGCTCAACAACATCGTCGAGGCGGCCGAGCGCCGCGCCGGCATCTGA
- the purH gene encoding bifunctional phosphoribosylaminoimidazolecarboxamide formyltransferase/IMP cyclohydrolase, with amino-acid sequence MSAASTTPPVSENVRPIRRALISVYDKTGLEELAQGLHAAGVAIVSTGSTAGRIAAAGVPVTEVSELTGFPECLDGRVKTLHPRVHAGVLADLRLESHRAQLAELGVEPFDLVVVNLYPFKATVASGATPDECVEQIDIGGPSMVRAAAKNHPSVAVVVDPARYGDVLTAVREGGFDLATRKRLAGAAFAHTAAYDVAVASWFEAGYAPSDADFPEFLGATWERQNVLRYGENPHQGAALYSDGTGGLAGAQQLHGKEMSYNNYVDTDAARRAAYDHAEPAVAIIKHANPCGIATGADVAEAHRKAHECDPVSAYGGVIAVNRPVTVALAEQIAPIFTEVVVAPGYEEGALEVLTRKKNLRVLLAPEAPVNRQEVRPISGGVLLQDADRVHAEGDDPANWTLATGEALSAAELAELAFAWRACRAVKSNAILLAKDGASVGVGMGQVNRVDSCKLAVERAGERAKGAYAASDAFFPFADGPAILIAAGVRAIVQPGGSIRDEEVVAAAAEAGVTMYFTGARHFFH; translated from the coding sequence ATGAGCGCCGCCTCCACCACGCCCCCTGTCTCCGAGAACGTCCGGCCGATCCGCCGCGCGCTGATCAGCGTGTACGACAAGACCGGTCTGGAGGAGCTGGCCCAGGGCCTGCACGCCGCCGGTGTCGCCATCGTCTCCACCGGCTCCACCGCCGGCCGGATCGCCGCCGCCGGCGTCCCGGTGACCGAGGTCTCCGAGCTGACCGGCTTCCCGGAGTGCCTGGACGGGCGGGTGAAGACCCTGCACCCGCGCGTGCACGCCGGTGTGCTGGCCGACCTGCGCCTGGAGTCGCACCGCGCGCAGCTGGCCGAGCTGGGCGTCGAGCCCTTCGACCTGGTCGTGGTGAACCTCTACCCGTTCAAGGCCACCGTCGCCTCCGGCGCCACTCCGGACGAGTGCGTCGAGCAGATCGACATCGGCGGCCCGAGCATGGTCCGCGCCGCCGCCAAGAACCACCCCTCGGTGGCCGTCGTGGTCGACCCGGCCCGCTACGGCGACGTGCTGACGGCCGTCCGCGAGGGCGGCTTCGACCTGGCCACCCGCAAGCGCCTGGCCGGTGCCGCGTTCGCCCACACCGCCGCCTACGACGTGGCCGTCGCCTCCTGGTTCGAGGCCGGCTACGCGCCGAGCGACGCGGACTTCCCCGAGTTCCTGGGCGCGACCTGGGAGCGGCAGAACGTGCTGCGCTACGGCGAGAACCCGCACCAGGGCGCCGCGCTGTACAGCGACGGCACCGGCGGCCTGGCCGGCGCGCAGCAGCTGCACGGCAAGGAGATGTCGTACAACAACTACGTCGACACCGACGCCGCCCGCCGCGCCGCGTACGACCACGCCGAGCCGGCCGTCGCGATCATCAAGCACGCCAACCCGTGCGGCATCGCGACCGGCGCCGACGTCGCCGAGGCGCACCGCAAGGCGCACGAGTGCGACCCGGTCTCCGCGTACGGCGGCGTGATCGCCGTCAACCGCCCGGTCACCGTCGCGCTGGCCGAGCAGATCGCCCCGATCTTCACCGAGGTCGTCGTGGCCCCCGGCTACGAGGAGGGCGCCCTGGAGGTGCTGACCCGCAAGAAGAACCTGCGGGTGCTGCTCGCCCCCGAGGCTCCGGTCAACCGCCAGGAGGTGCGCCCGATCTCCGGCGGCGTGCTGCTGCAGGACGCGGACCGGGTGCACGCCGAGGGCGACGACCCGGCGAACTGGACGCTCGCCACCGGTGAGGCGCTCTCCGCGGCCGAGCTGGCCGAGCTGGCCTTCGCCTGGCGGGCCTGCCGGGCCGTCAAGTCCAACGCGATCCTGCTGGCCAAGGACGGCGCCTCGGTCGGCGTCGGCATGGGCCAGGTCAACCGGGTCGACTCCTGCAAGCTCGCGGTCGAGCGCGCCGGGGAGCGGGCCAAGGGCGCGTACGCGGCCTCGGACGCCTTCTTCCCGTTCGCGGACGGCCCGGCGATCCTGATCGCGGCCGGTGTCCGGGCCATCGTCCAGCCGGGCGGTTCGATCCGGGACGAGGAGGTCGTCGCGGCGGCCGCCGAGGCAGGCGTGACCATGTACTTCACCGGCGCGCGGCACTTCTTCCACTGA
- a CDS encoding hemolysin family protein yields MNETLGDAALVLVFILLGGLFNVAEISLISLREGQIRTLEARGTRRSARAAHLAADPNRFLAAVQVGVTCMGFLSAAFGADTLAGKVAPVFVRAGLTEGVADAVALVSLTLVISYVSLVLGELTPKRIGLQRAESIAVIAAPVVDVMSVVLRPAIWLLGHSTNLMVRMLGGDPTAGRGSMSSEELRGLVATNTELGSDERALIADVFAAGERQLREVMVPRTEVTFLDAERPLAAVRQQADTSPHSRYPVVEGSADAVVGFVHVRDLYGARGEQAAKVRDLARPVKLLPGTKRVLEAMGEMRREGHHLAIVVDEYGGTAGIVTLEDLVEEVIGEIRDEYDRPESAPTRRLAGGGMELDGLLNLGDFAEETGVTLPEGPYETVAGCLVASLGRLPRDGDQVRVPLEGGGGVLLTVAKVEGRRIARVRVSAVTLAEPPGADVS; encoded by the coding sequence GTGAACGAAACCCTCGGGGACGCCGCGCTCGTCCTCGTCTTCATCCTGCTGGGCGGCCTGTTCAACGTCGCCGAGATCTCGCTGATCTCGCTGCGCGAGGGCCAGATCCGGACGCTGGAGGCGCGCGGCACCCGGCGCTCGGCCCGGGCCGCGCACCTGGCCGCCGACCCGAACCGCTTCCTGGCCGCCGTCCAGGTCGGGGTGACCTGCATGGGCTTCCTGTCCGCCGCCTTCGGCGCGGACACCCTGGCCGGCAAGGTCGCCCCGGTGTTCGTCCGGGCGGGCCTGACCGAGGGCGTGGCCGACGCGGTCGCCCTGGTCAGCCTCACCCTGGTGATCAGCTACGTCTCGCTGGTGCTCGGCGAGCTGACGCCCAAGCGGATCGGCCTGCAGCGCGCCGAGTCCATCGCCGTCATCGCCGCGCCCGTGGTGGACGTGATGTCGGTCGTGCTGCGCCCGGCGATCTGGCTGCTCGGCCACTCCACCAACCTGATGGTCCGCATGCTCGGCGGGGATCCGACCGCCGGCCGTGGCTCGATGAGTTCCGAGGAGCTGCGCGGCCTGGTCGCCACCAACACCGAACTCGGCAGCGACGAACGGGCGTTGATCGCCGATGTGTTCGCCGCCGGGGAGCGCCAGCTGCGCGAGGTGATGGTCCCGCGCACCGAGGTGACCTTCCTGGACGCCGAGCGCCCGCTGGCCGCCGTACGGCAGCAGGCCGACACCTCGCCGCACTCGCGCTACCCGGTGGTCGAGGGCAGCGCCGACGCGGTGGTCGGCTTCGTCCACGTCCGCGACCTGTACGGCGCTCGCGGCGAGCAGGCCGCCAAGGTGCGCGACCTGGCCCGCCCGGTGAAGCTGCTGCCCGGCACCAAGCGGGTGCTGGAGGCGATGGGGGAGATGCGCCGCGAGGGCCACCACCTGGCCATCGTGGTGGACGAGTACGGCGGCACCGCCGGGATCGTCACCCTGGAGGACCTGGTCGAGGAGGTGATCGGCGAGATCCGGGACGAGTACGACCGGCCGGAGTCCGCCCCCACCCGTCGGCTGGCCGGCGGCGGCATGGAGCTGGACGGCCTGCTCAACCTCGGCGACTTCGCGGAGGAGACCGGCGTCACCCTGCCCGAGGGCCCGTACGAGACGGTGGCCGGCTGCCTGGTGGCCTCGCTCGGCCGGCTGCCCCGGGACGGCGACCAGGTCCGTGTCCCGCTGGAGGGCGGCGGCGGGGTGCTGCTGACGGTGGCCAAGGTCGAGGGCCGGCGGATCGCCCGGGTGAGGGTGAGTGCGGTCACACTGGCGGAACCTCCAGGGGCAGACGTTTCCTGA
- a CDS encoding malate dehydrogenase, which translates to MTRTPVNVTITGAAGQIGYALLFRIASGHLLGADVPVNLRLLEIPQGLKAAEGTAMELVDCAFPLLRDITITDKPAEAFDGANVALLVGARPRTAGMERGDLLQANGGIFGPQGKAINDHAADDIKVLVVGNPANTNALIAQRNAPDVPAERFTAMTRLDHNRAVGQLSAKTGALVSDIKRVTIWGNHSATQYPDIFQAEVAGKPAFEAVGSDLAWLENDFIPTVAKRGAAIIEARGASSAASAANAAIDHVYTWVNGTAEGDWTSMGVVSDGSYGVPAGLISSFPVTTKDGKFEIVQGLEISDFSRARIDASVKELTEERDAVQELGLI; encoded by the coding sequence ATGACCCGCACCCCCGTCAACGTCACCATCACCGGAGCGGCCGGCCAGATCGGCTACGCGCTGCTCTTCCGCATCGCCTCGGGCCACCTGCTCGGTGCCGACGTGCCGGTGAACCTGCGCCTCCTGGAGATCCCGCAGGGCCTGAAGGCCGCCGAGGGCACCGCCATGGAGCTCGTCGACTGCGCCTTCCCGCTGCTGCGCGACATCACCATCACCGACAAGCCGGCCGAGGCCTTCGACGGCGCCAACGTCGCGCTGCTGGTCGGCGCCCGCCCGCGCACCGCCGGCATGGAGCGCGGCGACCTGCTGCAGGCCAACGGCGGCATCTTCGGCCCGCAGGGCAAGGCCATCAACGACCACGCCGCGGACGACATCAAGGTCCTGGTCGTCGGCAACCCGGCCAACACCAACGCCCTGATCGCCCAGCGCAACGCCCCGGACGTCCCGGCCGAGCGCTTCACCGCGATGACCCGCCTGGACCACAACCGCGCCGTCGGCCAGCTGTCCGCCAAGACCGGCGCCCTGGTCTCCGACATCAAGCGCGTCACCATCTGGGGCAACCACTCCGCGACCCAGTACCCGGACATCTTCCAGGCCGAGGTCGCCGGCAAGCCGGCCTTCGAGGCCGTCGGCAGCGACCTGGCCTGGCTGGAGAACGACTTCATCCCGACCGTCGCCAAGCGCGGCGCCGCCATCATCGAGGCCCGCGGCGCCTCCTCGGCCGCCTCGGCCGCCAACGCCGCCATCGACCACGTGTACACCTGGGTCAACGGCACCGCCGAGGGCGACTGGACCTCCATGGGTGTCGTCTCCGACGGCTCCTACGGCGTCCCGGCCGGCCTGATCTCCTCCTTCCCGGTCACCACCAAGGACGGCAAGTTCGAGATCGTCCAGGGCCTGGAGATCTCCGACTTCTCGCGCGCCCGCATCGACGCCTCGGTCAAGGAGCTGACCGAGGAGCGCGACGCGGTCCAGGAGCTCGGCCTCATCTGA